The sequence AACCTTTCGAACCTTTCCGTCATCGCTGGCATTACGCTTGTTACAAGACCCATAGGCCACTCATTGCGACAGACTTCTCTATCTTTCAGAAGAACAAGGTCTCCTACTTTGAGGTTAGgcttgggtgtttgccatttggaACGGCTTTGAAGGGTATGCAGGTACTCCTTTCTCCAGCGGTGCCAAAACACATTGGCTAGGTGTTGCACCCGTTTCCATTGACGCCTATAGATATCCTTCGGGTCAATCTCGGCAGAAGATATCACGGTAGTTCCAACCTTCTGAGTAAGGAGTGTGGCTGGGGTAAGGATCATTGGAGCATCAGGATCGGAAGATACTGGTACTAGAggccttgcattgatgatggcggATACTTCTGAAAAAAAGGTACTCAAAGTCTCGTGAGTCAATAGTGAAGACTTGTGGTCCTGCAACATGGAATCGAGAATTCTTCGAGCGATTCCAATCATTCGCTCCCAGGATCCTCCCATATGCGAAGAATGTGGTGAATTAAACAGCCAAGTACATCCATTGTTTGCTAAGAAATTGTCTAGTTGAAGTTCTTTACAGGCTCCAACGAAGTTGGTACCACGGTCGGATCTTAGCTGTTTGACAGGTCCTCGGATGGAGAAGAATCTTCGTAAAGCGTTGATGAAACAAGACGAATCCATTGACTCGATCACCTCGATATGTACAGCTCGTACGCTGAGACAGGTAAACAACACAGCCCACCtcttgctattggctgctccaccGCGAGTCCTACGAGTTACCACAGTCCACGGACCAAATACATCAACTCCAACGTAGGTGAAGGGTGGATCTGTACTTAGGCGATCAAATGGCAGGCTTGCCATTTGTTGTAGTTGGTGTCTACCTCTTAACTTGCGACACTTGACACATTTAAAAAGCAGGGAAGAAACACATCTCTTCATTCCAACAATCCACAAGCCAGCTGACCTGATAGCGCCTTCTGTAAATTGTCGGCCTTGGTGCTGTATTAGTTCGTGATGGTGCCGTATTAGAAGAGTGGCAATGTGGTGCTGACCTGGTATGATGACGGGGTTTTGTTCCTTGCTGCACAGGTCAGATTTCTCTATTCGACCTCCAACTCGTAGCAACTGATTGTCATCGACTACAGGGTTCAGATTAAATAGTGAACTACCCTTTGAAAGAGGTATTCCACCTTTATATCTGTGCAACTCTTCCATGTACACTTCTTGTTGTACACAGCGAATGATAACCCTTTCCGCCTGCTCAATTTCCGTTGCAGTAGGGAGGTTGGTACAGATATGCCAGCCATGACATTCTGAAGTTGAGCTCCTTTTAAAACAATGGGCAATGTGTATCAAATAAGCAACGGTCCTAACAGCTGATGACCAGGTTGAGAAACGTTCAAAACGATGCGACTTTAGTTTTTGTTCTGAACCCGCAGAGGTACACAGTGTGGTGTGCATAGACCTGATTTCTTTATCATCGTCAGGATGTACCAGTTCATAGGTAGTGTCCGTGGAAATTGAGTAGGAGTTTTCAgaaagaaatcttggaggcgacagCCACAAGCAGTCGGGGAGAGCTACTGGAGATAGAGCTCTTGTCCCACAATCGGCAGGATTAAAGTCAGTGGGAATATGGTGCCATTGCTTTGGCAAGGAGAACCTTCTGATACGTTCTACTCTATTGCTGACGTACACGTAAAATTGTTTAGTTTGGTTGTAAATGTAACCAAGCACTATCTTGCTGTCTGTGTAAAATGTGAAGGAATCAATGTTAATGTCCATTTCACTCTTTACGACTTCAGCTATTTCCACTGCTAGCACAGCTGCACAAAGTTCAAGTCTGGGTATGGTATGTGCGGGTTTTGGTGTTAGCTTTGTCTTGCCTAGAACAAAGTTGCAGTGTATGTCTCCATTAATTCCTGAGGTCTTCAAATAGGCCACTGCAGCTATAGCTTCAACTGATGCATCAGAGAAAATATGGATTTCCCTCTGGACAGCGGCTGAGATGGAGACTGGGGCATAGCAACGTGGAATTTGGAGCTGTTCTAATGTCTTCAGAGAACCTCTCCATTTCTCCCATCTTTGTTGTTTCTCAATAGGTAACGGAGTGTCCCAATCTATGTTATCAGTAGTAAGCTGTCGTAATAACATCTTACCTTGGATGGTGACTGGGGCTATAAATCCCAGTGGGTCGTAGATGCTGTTCACTACGGACAAGACTCCTCTCTTGGTGAAGGGTTTGTCACAGGTTGACACctggaaggtgaatgtgtctaCTTTGATGTTCCACAGCAGACCTAGACTTCTCTGCATAGGGGGTGTGTCTGACCCAAGGTCAAGGTCTTTCACACTGGCAGCATAGTCCTCAGGGTGAAATGCATTCATTAGCTCTTGGCTGTTAGATATAATTTTGTGAAGTCTCAAGTTTGCTACAGCTAGCATCTCTTTTGTTCTGGTAAGAAGATTAATTGCTTCTTTAGCAGTAGGAAAGGATTTGAGCCCGTCATCTACGTAAAAGTTCCTTTCAACAAATTGACGAGCATCGGATCCATACTCAGCTTCTCCAAGCTGAGCTGTCTTTTTTAGTCCATAGATTGCTACAGCTGGGGAAGGGCTGTTCCCAAAGACATGTACCCTCATTCGGTAATCAATTACCTCTTTGTTGATGTCGTTGTCCTTGTGCCATAGAAACCTGAGGTAATTCCTGTTATCTTCCTTGACGATGAAGCAGTGGAACATTTGTTGAATGTCGGCCATCACCGCTACAGGTTCTTGACGAAAGCGAATTAGGACTCCAATGAGGTTGTTGTTCAAGTTGGGCCCTGTGAGGAGCATGTCGTTAAGTGAGAAGCCTTCATGTTGGGCACTGGAGTCAAAGACAACTCTGATTTGGTCTGGCTTTCGTGGGTGATACACACCGAAGGAAGggaggtaccagcattcttcttCTTTCAATGGGGGTGCGGGTTCGGCATGACCCCTGTCAAAGATATTCTGTAtgaagtccacaaaatgtctttcCATCTCTGGCTTCCTGCTTAAGGTACGCTTTAAGGAGGAGAATCTTTTGACTGCTTGATGTAGATTGTTTGGTAGCTTCTCTCTCGGGAGGCGAAAGGGTAGGGGTGCTACCCAGCTATTGGAATCTTCCTGaaagaactcattgtccattacttTAAGGAATTCTTTGTCTTCTGCCGAAGGAGCCAACTTGTCGTCTTCACTGCTTACATTGAAAACTGTAGAACCAAAGCTGTCATCGTAGGTGCGGGAAAGGTTTGTGTTGCGATGTTGCAACTTGCAGCTGGTTACCTTCTCCTTCACCCAGTAGTGATGTGGGCATGGCTCAAAGTGAGTATTACGACCATTTGGCAATACATTTGTCTTGAATGAAGAAATGTTAGTAGGCCTTTTCATTTTGCCTATACAGACGTTGCCTATGATGACCCAGCCTAAGTCCAGGTACTGGGCGAATGGGGCCTCTGGAGGTCCGCTGACCTGCCTGTGTACCTTGTGGATCCTTAGAATATCTCTTCCCAGCAGAAGAAGGATTTTAGCATCTTTGTCAAGTGGTGGGATTTCACTGGCTATTGACCTTAGATGAGGGTGGTAGAAGGCAACTTCTGGTGTAGGTATTTCTTCTTTGTTGGCTGGTATCTGGTTACACTCTACAAGTGTAGGTAAGGGTAATTGTAGGTTATTTTCTAGGGAGGACACAATAAATCCATGAGCCCTTCTTCCAAAAACATCTGTAGTTCCACTACAAGTGCCTAAGGTGTAAGGGTGAACCTCTCCTTTTGTGCAAAATAGATCGAACAGTTCGGATCGTGCAAGCGATCGATTGCTCTGATCGTCTAAGATAGCATACACCCTTAAAGTCTTTTCTGGCTGATCCTTGTGATGAATATTCACTAGGCATATTTTAGCGCAAGATTTGTCACAGTGGTCTTCCCCACAGACTTCAGTGCACGAAGAAAATACCATGGTGGAATTAGGTACGTGATCTGTACTCTTCCCGCTGTGGTTCTGCCCAGGAGGGAGGTCTGCATGTTGTGAAGGATTGGACTCAAGGGGATGGAGTGCTTGCACATGGTCCTCGGAACCGCACTCTATGCACTTGATAGGAGTTTTACATTCCTTGGCAAAGTGATCGGTGGAAGCACAGCATCTATAACATACCCCAAAAGTCTTTAGAAGTTCCTTTCGTTCTTGTAGGGGCTTTTTTCTGAAACCGATACATTTTTTGAGGGGATGAGGCTTCTTGTGGATGGGACATAATCGGTTTGGGTTTTCGATCTTGCCGCTCTTGTTTGGGGCGGGAGTGGGAATAATGTCTGTCTTCCTAACGGACACGGGACCTCTGCGGTTCCTGTAGCTAGTATGTAGGTTGTCACCTTTAGGTGAGGGAGTATTGAACTCGCTGAATGCAAACTAGGATTGTTCTTGGTGTCAGCAATGTTCCTGACGAAATTGCAGAAGTAGGAGAACGGGGGAAAGGAAACCTTGTTTTCCCGTTTGTATGATGACCCAACTTGGATCCACTTTTCTTGTAGGCCATGCGGAAGCTTGCAAACGATAGGGTTAACTCCTCGAGCAGTGTCCAGGTAACTGAGGCCAGGTAGCTTAGGGTCAGTTTTGGCAAGCTGGACTTCGAGAAGAAGGTCGCTGAGTCTCTGGAACTCTATATTGTCCTTACCAGATATCCTTGGGAAATTTTCCAATCGTTTGAGCAATGCATTCTCTATGGCTTCAGGACTACCGTAAGTCTGTTCTAGACGCTCCCATGCTGCGGTGAGACCTGCAGTTGGATTGTCGATGTAAACTGACCTGAGGCTCTTGACACGTTCTGTTGACTGTGGGCcaagcaacccgatcagcagatcCAGCTCACGATCGGCAGTAAAACCGATACCATCTAATGTAGTTTTGAAAGCGGCTTTCCAGCTTCTATAATTTTCAGGCTGGTCGTCGAAGTTTACTAGGCCTGACTTGGCGAGCTCATGTCGAAGTAAGTACTTTACTACCTCTGTATCGGTTGCCTCTGACTTTACATAGGAGGTTGCTGGTTGATTGTTGTGGATTGCATTGTTTATGGTATCGTTGCAAAGAGACGTGGGAAGATATGGTGCAGCAAGGGCATTCAGCTGAATTGTTGGGTGAAGGTCTGGAACAGTACTGTTAGCAGGAGGCTGGCGACTTGCTTGCGGATTAGTGTGCCGTTTTGTGACATATGCGGGATCAGCATGACAGTCGGGAGCTGCACTGGGGTGGGTTTGCATGTAGGAAGTGGCTGGAACGGCTTTTACCTGATGATGTGGTGAAGTCCTTGCGTTGCCGTGAAACGTGGAGGTAATTGAGTGTTCACTGCTGTGGTTTAGAACATAGTTCTTAGTGCGTTCAAAAGGATCTTCTACATCTGCCTTGACGCTGACCCTTTCGCTAGCATTTTCATCTGCACCGATAGCTTGTTCCAAAACCTTTAGTTTTGCTGCAGCTGCCTCGTAGTTGCTCTGTTCCTTTAAAGCTTCAATTGCTGCCCTTTGACGTGCCGTTTGAGCTTCTATTGCTGCCTTTTGATGCGCTGCCTCGGCTTCCCTTACTGCCTTTTGATGCGCTGCCTCGGCTTCCATTACTGCAACCTCGGCCTCCATGTCTGCTCTCTTTTTTGCATATGCGGCCCGTACCTTGATAGCCTCTGCTTCGGCGCGGGCATTCATTAGCTGTTCACTAAGCGTTGAGTGCCTTGAACTTCGGGATCTAGAGGAACCTTTAGAGCGTCTGGTGGATACAGATTTGTGAGATACAGTGTCCCGTGGCAGCATTAATTTTGCTTCTGCCTTTGCTTTAGTTCGCTGGATAAAGCTTTCTCTTTCCTCATTAAGAAGCTGGGCATTGTTAAGTTGCTCTAAGGACTCCTCAGTGTTGATGCTTTGCAGAATAGTTTTATATTTGTTGCTTGTAGTCTGGTACAGTTCGTATGAAGCAGAGAGATGCTTTATGGCGCCCTCTAGTTGCAGTACCTCATGGCTGGGACATGAAATCACATCAATGTGGGTGAGGATTTTATCCCAAATCTGCTTCAAACTGGTTGCTAGTTCAGTTCTTATGGATTCATAGTTCTCTTTAACCTTCCAAGTGGGTTTCACAGAGCGTTTGGTCGATGCAGTGAACTCTGGGTCCTCATCCTGACTTTCTCTGTGTGAAGCATGCTGTGGTGTTTCATCACACACTGAGCCCTTTCCACTCATGATGGCCTGCAGTACACAGGCTTGACTGTAGCAGTGAAGAGTGTCTGTATACTGTGAGGAGCTGTAACAAGCTGTGCTGGGGTTGTATGCAGAATTCTCATGCAATACACACAGTTACACTTCACTATGATCTGTCCTGTGACGCAGTTATCTCTGTGCAGGCTGCTGGATACGTTCTTTTACTATTCTGAATCGGTTGCAAAGGCTATGAATGTGGTTTTCAGTAGCACATGGAGCTCATTGCCCTGAAGAGATTATTCATCCCAAATCACCTTTCCAGATAGCTTACTCAGTCACAACTCACATGAAAGAAGATCTGGCGATGTTTATTCTTCGTATGATCCGTAGAATGCAAGTTACAACAGGTAAAAGAACGATTCTTCCATGCAGGTATAGAGAATAGACACAGGTCAGATGagttacagcattaaaatgactGATGCAGCAAagagggggaggagacagagcagCATGCAAACTAAGGAATGCCACAAGAGACAAACTAGATAGGCattaaagagacagtacataataaaaataatatcatgtAACATGACACACTGTCTTCAGGAAGTGTCCCTCCCTTCCTTTGGATCCCCATCAGGCAGTCAGGAGCAGACGCTTCCATAACCTGGATGTAAGAAGAGCTGTTCTTACCTACCTAAAGGCTACAGAAGATCTCAGGAAGACGGACAGACTGTTTGTTCAGTTTGCAGGCCCAAATAGGGAAAACGCGGCAAGCAAAGCATCCGTTAGTCGATGGATTAGATCGACAATCTTGACTTGCTATGACTTAAGGGAGGTTCCTCCCCCGGCAGGCTTAAAAGCCCATTCAACTCGATCTGTGGCAACCTCTTGGGCTGAATCAGCGGAGGTTCCGTTGGAACAAATTTGCCAGGCAGCCACCTGGTCGTCGCCTTCTACTTTCTTTAGACATTATCAGTTAGATGTGTTAAAGAACAGGGAATTATCATTTGCTCGCAGAGTATTATCTGCGGTTGTCCCCCCCCTGATATGGGATTCCTATGTTATTCCTCCTGTCGTGCCGCTGTGGGGGTGTTAGGAAAGATttcaattacttaccggtaattttttcctCTAGCCCCCACAGCGGCACAGGGAATTTCCCTCCCTATGATTATTCtaacttttattttaaaaaagaggATGAAAGAAGGAAAAAGTTGTTTTGTCTTTCTTGGAGAGTATCCTTGTTTATTTCTCAATAACACATAAAGATTAATTTTGTTGCATCCATTCCAGAGTTTCTCGGTTATttactggagcaggtaaggggaggggagtatttaaagatctccacgttgtttcctgtccctggggaggcggggtatcctcctgtcgtgccgctgtgggggctagaggaaaaaccaattaccggtaagtaattgaaatcttttcacggacccattgacttgaatgggtaagTGAACCGTTGtaagtccaaaaaataggacaggtcctattttttttttttttttttttggactgacAAGAAacgcggatcacggccgcggatgaacaactgcattttccgagttttcaacggacccattgaaagtcaatgggtccgcagaaaatcacggaaaactgaacggccacggatgcacacaacagtcgtgtgcatgaggcctaaaacttatTGGCCACTGATATAGCAGATGGACACAGAAGAACTTCCTCTTGTGGGCTCAATGGAACCCAGTATGACATAGCTTGAGCACTTCTCAGGCCTCTTTTAGACAAGCATGTCCTGTGAGGAATCGGACTATGTACAGTGCTGGAATACAATGATGCTGCAGTTGTATAAACCTAGGTTCCCCGTCACACTTGCGTGTCCGCATTtccgttttaaaaaaaataggataTGTCCTATTGCAGACAAGGTTAGACATAttccattatagtgccggcgatgtgcggtccgcaaaatacagaacgcacattGATGGTGTCCATGtttttcagatccgcaaaacacacacggatgtgtgaatggaccttaagaCTAGTTTCCCACTAGTGTTCAGGAGATCTgacagggaacagcctgccggtctCTGGGTCTGGCACTGCCAGATCCACTAACTATAATTGGGACCGGCAGATCTGTCTGCAGCCAGGCTGATATGCCAAGAATTGGCTGGACAAACACTGCTGCGCACAGCAGCTTGTCTGGCTGATTCTCTGAATATTTGCTGGGTTGTGGCCAGATCTCCACCAGTcccattaaaggggctgtctgggttcagagcagaacctgaacatgtcccccttcacccaggcagcccctctgagttgAGCATCAGCATTTTATGCTCTCCATTGCCCTGCACTTAAATGCACAGGGCGAGGGCATTCATTAGATCCAGTGATGTACCAGGTCTGTCTAATGTCTAGGGCAGTGCCAAAGCCTGCCCATTAATGCCAGTGACCTCtccaggaacactgctaggctgaagccTCTGCCTACCAGTGCATGTTTTTAAACAAGGCCCTTGCCCTGCTGATggtcatctcagaggggctgcctgggtgaaggggatatgttcagctctgaaccccaaCAACCCCTCTAATGGGGCTGGCTAACATCAATGTAGCTTAGTGATGCCAGATCCCAAGAGACTAGAAAGGCTGTTCCCTGCTAGATCTCCCAAACACTAGTGACACTAACCTGAAAGATGACGGGGAGGCTGAAGCTGCATCACATAGGAGACCGTGATTCTGTACCCGTTTATAACTGGTCTTACACAGGATTTGGAGTATTTCAGTGTGGTGTTCTGCCTGGGGAAATTTAGGAAGGCCAtatctgagggggggggggggggggggaatgaataCTGATGGCAGCCCACACTTAGCATGTGAAATAAAACGTGCATACATGAGCCTCTCAATCGCCCATTCTGCACTACAGGGGAGAAACAAATCAGTTTGCTGCCATATCAAGAGAGCAAAAGATCTTCTGAAAATGGTGATGTCTAATTTGTCTTCTGTCCAGGCCAAAAAGATCAACTTGCCGAAGCAAAGAAGTGAGGAGTATCCTGCCATTGAAACCTTTATCCCATATAACCCTTTAGGTACTATCATCTTTATTACACGCTATCATGTGCTTAACAGCTATGGGGCAATTTTATGATTACATTTGTATTTTTGagctaaactttttatttttttatatgtaaaattggaaaagggtGACTATAAAATTTAAATGTTCCCCTAGGGGCTTGAACATGCAACCTTCTGATTGCATGTCCTATGCTGCAGTACAGTACTATTGCAGCTCCAGGCCCAGCTTTTCGGGTAGATCCCTCTAACAGCACTGGGGGCCTTCAGAAGGATCCAGGGCATCCtagcaaccaaacagaaccaCCAGACTGTTTGCCATTGACCACAGCTTGTCAGGTGTTAGACTGATCCCAGTCAGTTATCTCCAAACTGGTCACCAAGTGGGTGCCTGCTGTGTAACTGAGCACATGAGCCCACTATACAACCCTTAACCCTCAGGATTTAAGGGATTAATAGTTTTTTGATAAAAATACATTTCTTTCTTTACCCTTATGCCAGGTTCAGTTTTGAAGACCTAAACTAGGGGGGTAGTAAATCTAATTGGCCAAATCTGAACACCTACTTGCAATAAACTGGATAAGGGTATGTGACTACTTGACTGCCTCGGTCTTCTCCTTAAGTGCCAAATGGTATGTTGACACTTACTGCACTGGTTAAGGTCACTCACTGTATCTTGTGCTTCATGTTTGTATACCCAAATGTGATCTCTTTTGAAAATAAACTCATTGTTTTAACAGATTTTGAAAGCTTTGGGGTACCTGAAGAACACAACCTCAGTGATATCTGTCTTGCTGGTATTTCACTTTTCATTGCAAGGGATGATGCAATTAGATTTGATGCACTTACCGGTTCTGGTCTTTACACGATGGAAAATCAAGAAATAAATTATGGCAAGTACATTGGGGGGGTCTAAGGGGGTTATTTGGAGACTAGTATTTCTCATAGGAGACCAATACTTTCATATGTGCTGGAGTTAGATATGAATCTTGGTAATGAGGCAACATCTCTGGCATTCCATGCACCAGAAATGCCAGTCTACAGCAGCTAGGGGCTGGTATAGACCGGAGCTAGAATTTATGGCAGCTTTTGGAGGAAACTTTAGTAATACAGCAGGGGCTCAGCCCATCCACTAAACCTTCTCTCAGAAGGTTGGCAAGGTAAAGTGCAAATATGGTGTGCACCATGATCTAATGTTCACCACAGGTGGAGTAAAAGCCTTTAACTCTCCTAAATGCTTCATTCACATGGCAGGGATTCTGAGCcgaaaccaggtgcagctctaaacaccaacaggagcagatctttcccttatgtctgtgggggctccaatcctggttttggctcaatcgCTGATGTGTGAATTGGGCTTAAACGGAACcggtcatcaacgttatgctggccatactaacggcagaataaagtagagacagagttgatttcagtggtcgTCATTTATACGTTAAatataagtggttgccaagaaccaacatcacaatcgttgcagactgggcctggaaagggTCAcaaccacctgagaagagtcatggttgttcatgaattcttgctctccctgctgacagtctaatacaggcatcctcaaactgcagccctccagctgttgtaaaactacaactcccacaatgccctgctgtaggctgatacctgtaggctgttcgggcatgctgggagttgtagttttgcaacagctcgagggccgcagtttgaggatgcctggtctaatacctagttttctccctttctgtctaggagagaactgccaatcagcaGATGTAtgcgagcaggagattatgaattggCTCATGAGTGACACCACTGAATTCAGCatttgtcactattttatgctgccctcagtgagatcagcgaATAGTTGATGGGTTcccttttaaggcctctttcacaccagtGTCTGATCAGTGACCTTAATATGTGCCTGACCCACAATCACTGAacaagtgcagatctttccattagatCTGTTTGCTCAACTGGTTTTGGCTTGAGATCGCTGATTGTGAAGTGGCATAATACTACATACACTTCGCTGATTAAATCTGGTTGCAGTAACGGCAAGGTGTAaaactcatgtacactttgctttcttCCATGCAGAAACTGAAATGCTTTGTAATAAATgcgcaatttttatttatttttggatgAGTATTTCATTTAACCATATCAAATTGAGATTCAGTGGCTCATGCTGCATGTTCAGACAGATGGTGTCATGTTTGACAAGTATCTAATATATTTGACCTACTTGGTGCACCATACCTTGAATGAAGTGATAAGGGGGTTATCGGCCTTGTGTACCAGAAAAGTGGTGGTCCCTTGGGGTTGTGCCACTTGTGTGGGTGGAGCTCTTGCAGGAAGGGGTGTGGCCAGATATACTGTAATTTATAGCAGAAAATGATCTAGCATGGCACTTTCTGATACACAGCCAGGCTAGGCTGTGTGGAATaagaatgagctgcaataccagacccaACCCATGGGTAAGGGTGGTGCTAAATCTGTCAGTGTAGTCTGCTTAATTCAGTTTTTAACCAACACTTGTACCATTTCTTCCAGATTGCTTTGAGATGTCCATCCCTCTATATGAAGACATCAATGTTGGCTTTCCTCTTCTGTGTGACTTTTAATTATTAATCTGTATATGTTTGTCCTATTTAAATAAAATCTTAACCTACCTGGGCTTTTAATCAGCAGTTGCTGTGGATTTATTAAACTTTACCTATACTGTTTACTGTTGTGAGCCAGGGCTGTACTTGCAGGTCTAATGAAGCTTGGAATTGTatagagcagtggtccccaaccttttttgcaccatggACCAGTTTCATTCAAGACCATTTTCGTGGGGGTTCTGGGGTGGGACTTAGGGGGTGCTAGTTGGCGCTGATTCAcatgcataacaaaacacaaggtgcatataaagactataaactgactagggtctctgctgtactgtattttttgccctataagacacacctaggttttagagtagaataataaaaacatttttccacctcatcaccacgacTGGCTCTAGGagattgacctctgtaggggcaggaacagagagggtttaaattcccccccccccccccgcaccagtgtttcctgtccctacaggggcAGAGAGACTCCCTGCCCAGGGAGATGAATCTGATGCCGTTCCGTAACACCTTACATGGTGGTCCCCTGTCCGCCTGTGGTCCTCGTACTAATGCTGGGCAGGGTTGATGGGGAGGCCTCGCTCCGTTACTATACGTGAgcctcaggggcgtaactagaagtgacagggccccacagcaaatatttgtaagggccccccagcgcgctttgcacctccctcctcctgtgtaaaccacactcctttggcacagtgtagcggtatattgtgtggcacagtggatgctatatgtgtataacataaacatatttcatatgaaaacttagttacttggcccttgggatcTCTGACACcatttcaacacttggccgggggctcggtggagctgatgtgagtTATCCTAAtgagagatttcataataaggatttggagaaggggcagagggatagcagagcagggagaggctggagcTGCTActaggggtcataccatgggggagtaataaagcccactataatgcccccccagtaggaataattctccttataatgtgacagtgcaaaaatgcccatagtgctcccataatgtcccagtataaaatacccctatatagtgcccccagtaaattccccctttgtgctcctctcccccttcctgctagtgcccccataatgtactagtataaaatgcctctcagtgtccggcctcgtgtccccatagatgccctctatgtgccagtatcaagtgcctctctcctcccccccttcccacatgtcccagtatcatagtgccatccccccttccccaaaaaaagtggcagtatcaagtgccaaacccacccatgagccagtatcaagtgcctctctccctcccccatgagccagtatcaagtgcctctctccctccccccatgtgccagtatcaggtgccaacccctctcccccccatgtgccagtatcaggtgccaacccctctcccccccatgtgccagtatcaggtgccaacccacccccctcccccaggtgccagtatgaagtgcctcccgctccccccatggcagtaacagtcgggtattaaaaaaaataaacacttctacttacctccatgtaagcgatgcgatgcagcctcttccagtgtcccgccctgtatgtccatatatggagtca is a genomic window of Bufo bufo chromosome 1, aBufBuf1.1, whole genome shotgun sequence containing:
- the LOC121009052 gene encoding securin-like; its protein translation is MEAIVRFEKTNALSLSSKTNQGLFAQTKRSLKVHNGKNLTVSKPQALRKVLGNLNKQVEPKKSAAAKAKKINLPKQRSEEYPAIETFIPYNPLDFESFGVPEEHNLSDICLAGISLFIARDDAIRFDALTGSGLYTMENQEINYDCFEMSIPLYEDINVGFPLLCDF